A stretch of the Duncaniella dubosii genome encodes the following:
- the rplR gene encoding 50S ribosomal protein L18: protein MVSKIQRRNKIKARIRGKISGTAARPRMSVFRSNKQIYVQLIDDLAGTTICATSSKGIEEGTKCEIAAKVGEAIAQKAIAAGITEVVFDRNGYLFHGRVKSLADAARKGGLKF from the coding sequence ATGGTTTCTAAGATACAACGTAGAAATAAAATCAAAGCCCGTATCCGTGGCAAGATTTCCGGCACCGCCGCACGTCCCCGCATGTCGGTTTTCCGCAGCAACAAGCAGATCTATGTCCAGCTCATCGACGACCTCGCAGGCACTACAATCTGCGCCACATCGTCAAAGGGCATCGAAGAGGGCACTAAGTGTGAAATTGCAGCCAAGGTTGGCGAGGCTATCGCTCAGAAAGCCATCGCTGCAGGTATCACTGAAGTCGTGTTCGACCGTAACGGTTACCTTTTCCATGGCAGAGTAAAATCATTGGCTGACGCCGCACGTAAGGGCGGTCTTAAATTCTAA
- the rpmJ gene encoding 50S ribosomal protein L36 translates to MKVRASVKKRTPDSKIVRRKGRLYVINKKNPKYKQRQG, encoded by the coding sequence ATGAAAGTAAGAGCTTCTGTTAAAAAGCGCACTCCCGATAGCAAAATCGTGCGCCGCAAGGGACGTCTTTACGTCATCAACAAGAAAAATCCTAAATACAAGCAGCGTCAAGGCTAA
- the rpsE gene encoding 30S ribosomal protein S5 — translation MANKNNKVKSTNDLELKDRLVAINRVTKVTKGGRTFTFAAIVVVGNENGIVGWGLGKANEVQAAIAKGVEAAKKNLIKVPVHRGTIPHEQFAKFGGSRVILKPASHGTGVKAGGAMRAVLESVGITDVLAKSKGSSNPHNLVKATIAALGEMRSPAQVAQNRGISIEQVFNG, via the coding sequence ATGGCAAATAAGAATAATAAAGTAAAGTCTACTAACGATCTCGAACTCAAGGATCGTCTGGTTGCCATCAACCGCGTTACCAAGGTGACCAAGGGTGGCCGCACCTTTACATTCGCAGCCATCGTTGTCGTTGGTAATGAAAACGGCATCGTAGGTTGGGGCCTCGGCAAAGCTAATGAAGTTCAGGCTGCCATCGCAAAGGGTGTTGAAGCAGCTAAGAAGAATCTTATCAAGGTTCCCGTTCACCGTGGCACTATCCCCCACGAGCAGTTCGCAAAATTCGGCGGTTCTCGCGTAATCCTCAAGCCCGCAAGCCACGGTACCGGTGTTAAGGCCGGTGGTGCGATGCGTGCCGTGCTTGAAAGCGTCGGAATCACTGACGTCCTTGCTAAGTCTAAGGGCTCTTCCAACCCCCACAACCTCGTAAAGGCTACCATCGCCGCTCTCGGTGAAATGCGTTCACCCGCTCAGGTAGCACAGAACCGTGGTATCTCTATCGAACAAGTGTTTAACGGCTAA
- the rpsD gene encoding 30S ribosomal protein S4 has product MARYTGPRTKIARKFGEPIFGEDKVLAKKNYPPGQHGLNKRRKTSEYGVQLREKQKAKYTYGVLEKQFHNLFDKASRAKGITGEILLQLLEGRLDNVVYRLGIAPTRAAARQLVLHRHIVVNGKVVNIASYAVKPGDVIGVREKSKSLEVIADALAGFNHSKYPWLEWDESLKAGKFLHVPAREDIPENIKEQLIVELYSK; this is encoded by the coding sequence ATGGCAAGATACACAGGTCCCCGCACCAAAATCGCCCGTAAATTTGGCGAACCCATCTTCGGTGAAGATAAAGTCCTCGCCAAGAAAAACTATCCCCCGGGCCAGCACGGACTCAACAAGAGAAGAAAAACTTCTGAATACGGTGTCCAGCTTCGCGAAAAGCAGAAGGCTAAATACACCTATGGCGTGCTTGAAAAGCAGTTCCACAACCTTTTCGACAAGGCATCGCGCGCTAAGGGTATCACCGGTGAGATCCTCCTTCAGCTTCTTGAAGGCCGTCTCGACAACGTAGTTTATCGTCTCGGAATCGCTCCCACCCGTGCAGCAGCCCGCCAGCTCGTACTCCACCGCCACATCGTCGTTAACGGCAAGGTCGTAAACATCGCATCTTACGCAGTTAAGCCCGGCGACGTTATCGGTGTCCGCGAAAAATCAAAGTCTCTCGAAGTAATTGCCGACGCACTCGCCGGTTTCAATCACAGCAAATATCCTTGGCTGGAATGGGACGAAAGCCTTAAGGCCGGTAAGTTCCTCCACGTTCCCGCCCGTGAAGATATCCCTGAGAACATCAAAGAGCAGCTTATCGTCGAGTTGTATTCTAAATAA
- the rpmD gene encoding 50S ribosomal protein L30, translated as MAKIKITQIKSRINAPAVQKRTLDALGLRKMHHSVVLEDTPSVMGMVKAVRHLVEVTNA; from the coding sequence ATGGCAAAAATTAAAATCACCCAGATTAAGAGCCGCATCAACGCTCCTGCTGTACAGAAGCGTACACTTGATGCTCTCGGCTTGAGAAAAATGCATCACTCGGTAGTTCTTGAAGACACTCCCTCTGTGATGGGTATGGTTAAAGCAGTACGCCACTTGGTAGAAGTGACCAACGCCTAA
- a CDS encoding transketolase family protein, whose protein sequence is MNLTAINRAADNIRILAASMVEKAKSGHPGGAMGGADFVNVLYSQFLITDPDDGKWLGRDRFFLDPGHMSPMLYSVLALFGHYTMAELEQFRQWGSPTPGHPELHPERGVENTSGPLGQGHTMAVGCAIAERFMTARFGEWMSHKTYAFISDGGIQEEISQGAGRLAGFLGLHNLIMFYDSNRVQLSTMVDAVDCEDVASKYRAWNWNVIEINGNDPKEIAEAIVAAQGEKQRPTLIIGHTVMGKGVVKADGSNFEGQCSTHGQPLSASGADYAATMKNLGADPENPWVIFDDVKALYDARRAELREIVKAKRAEQAAWEAANPELAKELHTFLNNELPEIDWRAIPHKPNIASRQASADVLGVLAEKVNNMIVSSADLANSDKTDAFLKKTHPFTNGDFSGAFLHAGVSELTMAAVMNGIALHGGVIGACGTFFVFSDYMKPAVRMAALMELPVKYIWTHDAFRVGEDGPTHEPVEQEAQLRLMEELRNFNGEPSMLVLRPADAAETSVAWAMAMENFKTPSALVLSRQNLPDLPAASGDRFAEANAGCRKGGYTVVEVENPDVILVANGSEVSLLCEVAEKLAAEGKKARVVSVPSLGLFFLQDADYRKSVMTPGVPAFGLTAGLPSTLREIVGADGMVFGLDHFGASAPYKVLDEKFGFTAAHVKGLVDKFLGA, encoded by the coding sequence ATGAATCTGACAGCAATTAACCGCGCAGCCGACAATATCCGTATTCTCGCTGCCTCGATGGTTGAAAAAGCAAAATCCGGTCATCCCGGTGGCGCCATGGGCGGCGCTGACTTTGTAAATGTGCTCTACTCGCAATTCCTTATTACCGACCCCGACGACGGCAAGTGGCTTGGCCGTGACCGTTTCTTCCTTGATCCCGGTCACATGTCCCCCATGCTCTACAGCGTGCTCGCGCTCTTCGGACACTACACAATGGCCGAGCTTGAACAGTTCCGTCAGTGGGGCTCTCCGACTCCCGGTCACCCCGAGCTTCATCCCGAGCGCGGTGTTGAAAACACTTCCGGCCCTCTCGGACAAGGCCATACAATGGCTGTGGGATGTGCGATCGCCGAGCGTTTCATGACCGCTCGTTTCGGCGAGTGGATGAGCCACAAGACCTACGCTTTCATTTCCGACGGCGGCATTCAGGAAGAAATCTCGCAGGGCGCCGGCCGTCTCGCCGGATTCCTCGGTCTCCACAACCTCATCATGTTCTACGACAGCAACCGTGTGCAGCTTTCAACAATGGTCGATGCGGTCGACTGCGAGGATGTGGCTTCTAAATACCGCGCTTGGAACTGGAACGTGATTGAAATCAACGGCAATGACCCCAAGGAAATCGCCGAAGCTATCGTGGCCGCACAGGGCGAAAAGCAGCGTCCGACTCTCATCATCGGCCACACTGTCATGGGCAAGGGCGTCGTCAAAGCTGACGGCTCTAACTTCGAAGGACAGTGCTCTACCCACGGTCAGCCTCTTAGCGCATCAGGCGCAGACTATGCCGCTACAATGAAAAACCTCGGCGCTGATCCCGAAAATCCTTGGGTTATTTTCGACGATGTCAAGGCTCTCTACGATGCCCGTCGCGCAGAGCTTCGCGAAATCGTAAAGGCAAAGCGTGCCGAACAGGCCGCATGGGAAGCCGCAAATCCCGAGCTTGCCAAGGAACTCCACACATTCCTCAACAACGAGCTTCCTGAAATCGACTGGAGAGCCATCCCCCACAAGCCTAACATCGCGTCGCGTCAGGCTTCGGCCGATGTCCTCGGTGTGCTTGCCGAGAAGGTCAACAACATGATTGTTTCTTCAGCCGACCTCGCAAACTCCGACAAGACCGACGCATTCCTCAAGAAGACACATCCGTTTACCAACGGTGACTTCTCGGGTGCATTCCTCCACGCAGGTGTATCGGAGCTCACAATGGCCGCCGTGATGAACGGTATCGCACTCCACGGAGGTGTGATCGGCGCATGTGGCACATTCTTTGTGTTCAGCGACTACATGAAGCCCGCAGTCCGCATGGCTGCTCTCATGGAGCTCCCCGTGAAGTATATCTGGACTCACGACGCATTCCGCGTAGGTGAGGACGGCCCGACCCACGAACCCGTCGAGCAGGAAGCACAGCTCCGTCTCATGGAAGAGCTCCGCAACTTCAACGGCGAGCCTTCGATGCTTGTGCTCCGTCCGGCCGACGCTGCCGAGACTTCCGTAGCTTGGGCGATGGCAATGGAGAACTTCAAGACTCCCTCGGCTCTCGTGCTTTCACGCCAGAACCTCCCCGACCTTCCCGCTGCTTCAGGCGACCGCTTTGCCGAGGCGAACGCCGGATGCCGCAAGGGCGGTTACACCGTTGTCGAAGTTGAAAACCCCGATGTGATTCTCGTCGCAAACGGTTCGGAAGTATCGCTCCTCTGCGAAGTTGCCGAGAAGCTTGCTGCCGAAGGCAAGAAAGCCCGCGTCGTGTCAGTTCCCTCGCTCGGTCTCTTCTTCCTTCAGGATGCCGACTACCGCAAGTCGGTCATGACTCCCGGCGTTCCCGCTTTCGGTCTGACCGCAGGCCTTCCCTCGACCCTCCGCGAAATCGTGGGTGCCGACGGCATGGTGTTCGGTCTTGACCACTTCGGCGCATCTGCCCCCTACAAGGTGCTTGACGAGAAGTTTGGCTTCACCGCCGCTCATGTCAAGGGACTTGTCGACAAGTTCCTCGGTGCATAA
- the secY gene encoding preprotein translocase subunit SecY has protein sequence MRFIETIRNIWTIEELRKRILVTLLLVLVYRLGCYVVLPGISPEDLDALSKFTNKSGLMQLLDMFSGGAFSQASIFALGIMPYITASIVIQLLGMVLPSFQKMQSEGESGRQKLSQYTRYLTVLILCLQGPAYLVNLQVQVSAATGGAHMGAWTIAFLTVILAAGSMFIMWLGERITDRGIGNGISFIILVGIIARLPGALFYEFTSRLPGATGSQGGLIMFVVEIILLFAVTVGAVLLVQGTRKVPVQYAKRIVGNRQYGGARQYIPLKVNAAGVMPIIFAQAIMFIPITLAGFGSSEGSSGFYAAFSDINGFWYNLVYFVLIVAFTYFYTAITVRPTQMAEDMKRNNGFIPGVKPGKKTAEYLDSIMSRITLPGSIFLGIVAILPAFARFFGISQNFAQFFGGTSLLILVGVVLDTLQQIESHLMMHHYDGLMKDGKIKGRTTGSAY, from the coding sequence ATGAGATTTATTGAAACAATTCGTAACATCTGGACCATTGAAGAACTGAGGAAACGCATTCTCGTCACTCTTCTGTTGGTGCTCGTTTATCGTCTCGGCTGTTACGTCGTGCTTCCCGGCATCTCGCCTGAAGACCTCGACGCACTGTCGAAGTTCACCAACAAGAGCGGTCTGATGCAGCTTCTTGACATGTTCTCAGGAGGCGCGTTCTCTCAGGCTTCGATCTTCGCTCTCGGTATCATGCCCTACATCACTGCGTCCATCGTGATTCAGCTGCTCGGCATGGTTCTCCCTTCTTTCCAGAAGATGCAGAGCGAGGGCGAAAGCGGCCGTCAGAAACTCAGTCAGTATACCCGTTATCTGACTGTGCTGATTCTTTGTCTTCAGGGTCCTGCATATCTTGTAAATCTCCAAGTCCAGGTGAGTGCCGCCACCGGCGGTGCCCACATGGGCGCTTGGACTATAGCCTTCCTGACAGTAATCCTTGCCGCCGGTTCTATGTTCATCATGTGGCTCGGCGAGCGCATCACTGATCGCGGCATCGGCAATGGTATCTCCTTCATAATCCTTGTAGGTATCATTGCCCGTCTTCCGGGAGCGCTCTTCTATGAATTCACAAGCCGTCTTCCCGGTGCTACCGGAAGTCAGGGCGGTCTGATTATGTTCGTAGTCGAGATCATTCTCCTTTTCGCCGTGACTGTCGGTGCGGTGCTTCTCGTTCAGGGAACACGCAAGGTGCCCGTACAGTACGCCAAGCGTATCGTCGGCAACCGTCAGTATGGAGGTGCCCGCCAATACATACCTTTGAAGGTTAACGCCGCCGGTGTGATGCCTATCATCTTCGCACAGGCCATCATGTTCATCCCGATCACCCTCGCAGGCTTCGGCAGCTCTGAAGGTTCATCAGGATTCTATGCAGCCTTCTCTGATATCAATGGCTTTTGGTATAATCTTGTCTACTTCGTGCTCATTGTAGCCTTCACTTACTTCTACACTGCCATCACAGTGCGTCCCACCCAGATGGCTGAAGACATGAAGCGCAACAATGGCTTCATCCCCGGTGTAAAGCCTGGTAAGAAGACCGCTGAGTATCTCGACTCTATTATGTCGCGCATCACTCTCCCCGGATCTATTTTCCTCGGCATTGTGGCTATCCTTCCCGCCTTCGCGCGATTCTTTGGCATCAGCCAGAACTTCGCCCAGTTCTTCGGCGGAACATCGCTTCTGATTCTCGTAGGTGTCGTCCTCGATACCCTCCAGCAGATTGAAAGCCACCTTATGATGCACCATTATGACGGCCTCATGAAGGACGGCAAGATCAAGGGCCGCACAACCGGCTCGGCATATTAA
- a CDS encoding DNA-directed RNA polymerase subunit alpha yields the protein MAILAFQKPDKVLMLEADNQFGKFEFKPLEPGYGITIGNALRRILLSSLEGFAISSIRIDGVRHEFDTIPGVKEDVTNIILNLKKVNLKQTVEDTDFEKATITVSGQEEFTAGDISKGLTGFEVLNPDLVICHLDPSASFTIDLTINKGRGWVPAEENRNANDAIDVLAIDSIYTPIQNVKYTVENFRVDQKTDYDKLTLEITTDGSILPKDALKEAAKILIYHFMLFSDEKITLETDETDGEEEFDEEVLHMRQLLKSKLVDMDLSVRALNCLKSAEVETLGELVVFNKTDLLKFRNFGKKSLTELDELLANLNLSFGMDISKYKLDKE from the coding sequence ATGGCTATATTAGCATTCCAGAAACCCGACAAAGTCCTCATGTTGGAAGCCGACAATCAATTCGGTAAATTTGAGTTTAAGCCATTGGAACCGGGATATGGTATAACCATTGGCAACGCCCTGCGTCGCATTCTCCTCTCCTCGCTCGAAGGTTTTGCTATTTCGTCGATTCGCATCGACGGCGTAAGACACGAGTTTGACACTATCCCCGGCGTAAAGGAAGATGTCACAAACATCATTCTTAACCTCAAAAAAGTCAACCTTAAGCAGACGGTTGAAGATACCGACTTTGAAAAGGCTACCATCACTGTGTCAGGTCAGGAAGAGTTCACAGCCGGTGACATTAGCAAAGGTCTTACAGGATTCGAAGTCCTCAATCCTGACCTTGTGATCTGTCATTTGGATCCGAGCGCCAGCTTCACTATTGATCTCACCATCAACAAAGGGCGTGGTTGGGTTCCCGCCGAGGAAAACCGCAATGCAAACGATGCTATTGATGTCCTCGCTATCGACTCTATCTACACCCCGATCCAGAACGTGAAATATACAGTGGAGAACTTCCGTGTCGATCAGAAGACCGACTACGACAAGCTCACCCTTGAAATCACAACCGACGGATCTATCCTTCCGAAGGATGCTCTTAAGGAAGCAGCCAAAATCCTCATCTATCACTTCATGCTCTTCTCCGATGAAAAGATTACTCTTGAAACGGACGAGACTGACGGTGAAGAGGAATTTGATGAAGAAGTGCTCCACATGCGACAGCTTCTCAAGAGCAAGCTCGTGGATATGGATCTTTCTGTCCGCGCACTCAACTGCCTCAAGAGCGCCGAGGTCGAGACCCTTGGTGAACTGGTGGTCTTTAACAAGACCGACCTCCTGAAATTCCGTAACTTCGGTAAGAAGTCACTCACCGAACTCGATGAGCTCCTTGCCAACCTCAATTTGTCGTTCGGAATGGACATTTCAAAATATAAACTTGATAAAGAGTAA
- the infA gene encoding translation initiation factor IF-1 yields the protein MAKQAAIELDGTIVEALSNAMFRVELENGHEITAHISGKMRMHYIKILPGDKVKVEMSPYDLSKGRIAFRYK from the coding sequence ATGGCAAAACAGGCAGCAATCGAACTTGACGGCACTATCGTCGAAGCATTATCGAATGCAATGTTTCGTGTCGAGCTTGAAAACGGTCATGAGATCACAGCCCATATTTCAGGCAAGATGCGAATGCACTACATCAAGATTCTTCCCGGCGACAAAGTGAAAGTCGAAATGTCACCCTATGATCTTTCGAAGGGACGCATCGCTTTCCGTTATAAATAA
- the rpsM gene encoding 30S ribosomal protein S13: protein MAVRIVGVDLPQNKRGEIALTYIFGIGRSAAKTILGKAGVDVNIKVKDWSDDQAAKVREVIGSDYKVEGDLRSEIQLNIKRLMDIGCYRGIRHRNGLPVRGQSTKNNARTRKGRKKTVANKKKATK from the coding sequence ATGGCAGTAAGAATCGTGGGAGTTGACCTCCCCCAAAACAAAAGAGGTGAAATCGCCCTGACCTATATTTTTGGTATCGGACGCAGCGCAGCCAAGACAATCCTTGGAAAGGCAGGCGTTGACGTGAATATCAAGGTTAAGGACTGGAGCGACGATCAGGCAGCCAAGGTTCGCGAAGTAATCGGCAGCGATTACAAGGTGGAGGGTGACCTTCGCAGCGAAATCCAGCTCAACATCAAGCGTCTCATGGACATCGGTTGCTACCGTGGCATCCGTCATCGTAACGGTCTTCCCGTGCGTGGCCAGAGCACTAAGAACAACGCCCGTACTCGCAAGGGTCGCAAGAAAACTGTTGCTAACAAGAAAAAAGCTACTAAATAA
- the rplO gene encoding 50S ribosomal protein L15: MDLSNLKPAVGSVPKKTRIGRGAGSGKGGTSTRGHKGAKSRSGYSRKIGFEGGQMPLQRRLPKFGFKPLSRTEYKAVNLVDLENLANSANLEKIGVAELIAAGLVNGKQPVKILANGKLTKKLTVEANAFSAAAEKAIVEAGGSINKI; the protein is encoded by the coding sequence ATGGATTTAAGCAATTTAAAACCCGCTGTAGGCTCTGTACCGAAGAAAACCCGCATCGGTCGTGGCGCCGGTTCTGGCAAGGGTGGAACATCTACCCGCGGTCACAAAGGTGCAAAGTCCCGTTCAGGCTACAGCCGTAAGATAGGCTTCGAAGGTGGTCAGATGCCTCTTCAGCGTCGCCTCCCCAAATTCGGTTTCAAACCCCTGTCTCGCACTGAATACAAGGCTGTCAACCTCGTTGACCTCGAAAACCTTGCAAATTCTGCTAACCTCGAGAAGATCGGCGTTGCAGAACTCATCGCAGCAGGTCTCGTCAATGGCAAGCAGCCCGTCAAGATTCTTGCCAACGGCAAGCTCACCAAAAAGCTCACCGTTGAAGCAAACGCATTCTCTGCAGCTGCTGAGAAGGCTATTGTTGAAGCCGGAGGCTCTATCAATAAAATTTAA
- the rpsK gene encoding 30S ribosomal protein S11 yields the protein MAKKTVAAKKRNVKVDAAGQLHVHSSFNNIIVCLANSEGQVISWSSAGKMGFRGSKKNTPYAAQMAAQDCAKVAYDLGLRKVKAYVKGPGNGRESAIRTVHGAGIEVTEIVDVTPLPHNGCRPPKRRRV from the coding sequence ATGGCAAAAAAGACAGTCGCAGCTAAGAAAAGAAACGTTAAGGTCGACGCCGCCGGTCAGCTTCACGTTCACTCGTCTTTCAACAACATTATTGTGTGCTTAGCCAACTCTGAAGGTCAGGTTATCTCATGGTCCTCTGCAGGCAAGATGGGATTCCGTGGCTCTAAGAAGAACACTCCCTACGCTGCTCAGATGGCAGCTCAGGACTGTGCGAAAGTTGCCTATGACCTCGGCCTCCGCAAAGTGAAGGCTTATGTAAAGGGTCCCGGTAACGGTCGCGAATCAGCTATCCGTACAGTTCACGGTGCAGGCATCGAAGTTACTGAAATCGTTGACGTAACTCCGCTTCCCCACAACGGATGCCGTCCTCCCAAGCGTCGTCGCGTATAA
- the map gene encoding type I methionyl aminopeptidase has product MIYLKTPEEIEKVQQACTLVSRTLGEIAKWVAPGVTTRHLDNIAREFMRDNGGKPACLGYGGFPGTLCIEVNETVVHGFPSGYELRDGDIVGIDTVVELDGYNGDMCYTFPVGEVAPEILALCKTTKESLYKGIAAAQEGKRIGDIANAVQTYCERHGYTVVREMCGHGIGRKMHEDPEVPNYGRRGVGPVLKKGMCICIEPMINLGSRNIVIEKDGWQCRTKDRKPSAHYEHTIAIDTDGPRILTTFDYIEEALGDKFI; this is encoded by the coding sequence ATGATTTATCTTAAGACACCCGAAGAAATCGAAAAAGTGCAGCAGGCATGCACGCTTGTGAGCCGCACACTTGGCGAAATCGCCAAGTGGGTGGCTCCGGGCGTGACTACCCGTCACCTCGACAATATAGCAAGGGAATTCATGCGCGACAACGGCGGCAAGCCAGCCTGTCTTGGTTACGGAGGATTCCCCGGCACACTCTGTATAGAAGTCAATGAAACCGTCGTCCACGGATTTCCATCCGGATATGAACTGCGCGACGGCGATATAGTAGGCATCGACACCGTTGTCGAGCTTGACGGCTACAACGGAGATATGTGCTACACTTTCCCGGTTGGCGAAGTCGCTCCTGAGATCCTTGCACTCTGCAAGACAACCAAGGAATCGCTCTATAAAGGCATCGCGGCCGCTCAGGAGGGAAAGCGCATCGGCGACATCGCGAATGCAGTCCAGACTTATTGCGAACGCCACGGCTACACAGTCGTCCGCGAGATGTGCGGACATGGCATCGGACGAAAAATGCACGAAGACCCCGAAGTCCCCAACTACGGACGTCGTGGAGTCGGACCCGTCCTGAAAAAAGGCATGTGTATATGTATCGAACCGATGATCAATCTTGGCAGCCGTAACATTGTCATCGAGAAAGACGGCTGGCAATGTCGCACCAAAGACCGCAAGCCGTCGGCCCATTATGAGCATACAATCGCCATCGACACCGACGGCCCCCGTATCCTCACCACCTTTGACTACATAGAGGAAGCCCTCGGAGATAAATTCATTTAG
- the rplQ gene encoding 50S ribosomal protein L17: MRHNKKFNHLSRKKAHRDALLANMTISLIMHKRIFTTLAKAKALRVYAEPLINRAKEDSTPNRRLVFAHLQNKEAVTELFREIAQKIANRPGGYTRILKTGNRLGDNAKTCFIELVDYNENMLKDNGAKKSTRTRRSRRGGKANAAEAPAAEAPNAEAPATEAPVAE; encoded by the coding sequence ATGAGACACAATAAAAAATTCAATCACCTCAGTCGCAAGAAGGCTCATCGCGACGCTCTGCTCGCCAACATGACGATTTCGCTGATCATGCACAAGCGCATCTTCACCACTCTCGCCAAGGCCAAGGCACTCCGCGTCTATGCTGAGCCCCTCATCAACCGCGCTAAGGAAGACAGCACTCCCAACCGTCGCCTCGTCTTCGCTCACCTTCAGAACAAAGAGGCCGTGACTGAACTCTTCCGCGAAATCGCTCAGAAGATTGCTAACCGCCCCGGTGGTTACACCCGCATCCTTAAGACTGGCAACCGTCTCGGTGACAACGCCAAGACTTGCTTCATCGAACTCGTTGACTACAACGAAAACATGCTTAAGGACAACGGCGCCAAGAAGTCAACCCGCACCCGTCGTTCACGTCGTGGCGGAAAGGCTAACGCTGCTGAAGCTCCTGCTGCAGAAGCTCCCAACGCTGAAGCACCTGCAACTGAAGCACCCGTCGCTGAATAA
- a CDS encoding MFS transporter, whose protein sequence is METTPKNNARIVAIVVMFFIYAMISFVTNLAAPIGTIWGYQFEGNSVLGMMGNMMNFLAYLFMGIPAGNMLVRIGYKKTALWALAVGVVGLFVQFLSSIVGTETVVTTFSSTNAEGIATSFPITLNFFIYLLGAFICGFCVCMLNTVVNPMLNLLGGGGNRGNQLLQFGGALNSLSGTLTPLFVGMLIGVLSKQTQIGAVNPLLFLGIGIFAVAFIILSFVSIPEPNLSNGRKIKYSHSPWNFRHTVLGVIGIFFYVGIEIGIPGTLNFYLADQSANGAGVEGQASAIAGAIVAVYWLFMLVGRTLSGFISGSVSSRSQLIAVSSTAIILIILAIFIPKTTTFPVPEFLYEGGAQVPVSAFLLILCGLCTSIMWGGIFNLAVEGLGKYTAQASGIFMMMVVGGVMPLIQNAIAKASGYMTSYWLVVAMLAYLLYYGLIGSKNVNTAIPVSEDTPDALDL, encoded by the coding sequence ATGGAAACGACTCCAAAAAACAATGCACGGATAGTGGCCATAGTCGTGATGTTCTTCATCTACGCCATGATCTCGTTCGTGACCAATCTTGCAGCCCCGATCGGCACGATATGGGGATATCAGTTCGAAGGCAACTCGGTGCTCGGCATGATGGGCAACATGATGAACTTCCTTGCCTATCTGTTTATGGGAATCCCGGCCGGCAACATGCTCGTGCGCATCGGCTACAAAAAAACAGCCCTATGGGCGCTCGCAGTCGGCGTTGTCGGACTCTTTGTACAGTTCCTTTCGAGCATCGTCGGGACAGAGACTGTAGTTACAACATTCTCGTCGACTAATGCAGAAGGAATCGCGACTTCATTCCCGATTACCCTCAACTTCTTCATCTATCTCCTCGGTGCGTTCATCTGCGGTTTCTGTGTCTGCATGCTCAACACCGTGGTCAACCCGATGCTCAACCTTCTCGGCGGCGGAGGCAACCGTGGCAACCAGCTCCTGCAGTTCGGCGGCGCACTCAACTCTCTTTCCGGCACTCTGACACCTCTCTTCGTGGGTATGCTTATCGGTGTGCTCAGCAAGCAGACTCAGATCGGAGCTGTCAATCCTCTGCTCTTCCTCGGCATAGGCATCTTTGCTGTCGCATTCATCATTCTCAGCTTTGTTTCCATACCCGAGCCTAATCTCAGCAATGGACGAAAGATAAAATACAGCCACTCCCCTTGGAATTTCCGCCATACGGTGCTCGGCGTTATCGGTATCTTCTTCTATGTAGGTATTGAAATCGGCATACCCGGCACACTTAACTTCTATCTCGCCGACCAGAGCGCCAACGGCGCGGGCGTCGAGGGACAGGCTTCGGCCATTGCAGGCGCAATTGTCGCCGTCTATTGGCTTTTCATGCTTGTCGGACGTACGCTGTCGGGCTTTATCAGCGGTTCTGTATCGTCGCGCAGCCAGCTCATCGCAGTTTCGTCAACAGCCATCATCCTTATTATCCTTGCTATTTTCATCCCGAAGACCACCACATTCCCTGTGCCCGAGTTCCTCTATGAAGGTGGTGCACAAGTGCCTGTGAGCGCGTTCCTGCTAATCCTTTGCGGTCTGTGCACATCCATCATGTGGGGTGGCATATTCAACCTCGCAGTCGAAGGTCTCGGTAAATACACCGCTCAGGCGTCGGGTATTTTCATGATGATGGTGGTCGGCGGCGTGATGCCTCTTATCCAGAACGCCATTGCCAAAGCAAGCGGATATATGACTTCATATTGGCTTGTAGTAGCAATGCTTGCATATCTGCTCTATTACGGTCTTATCGGCAGCAAGAATGTCAATACGGCTATCCCTGTTAGCGAAGACACTCCCGATGCTCTGGATCTCTGA